The proteins below come from a single Streptomyces sp. MRC013 genomic window:
- a CDS encoding right-handed parallel beta-helix repeat-containing protein, which produces MAQGTVQVTHGGASRWRRRTGEYASLAAALEAAADGDVLTVAPGTYRENLVLRHAVTLRGADGAVGSVRIAPADGVPLTVRASATVRDLHLEGQDAAAPALLVEEGAPELLDLRIVTRSAAGVEVRGAARPTVRRCTVDNPAGVGIAVLDGAGGVFEECEVVSAGQAGVSVTGGARPRIERCRVHHASGAGLSVTGEDSSLEAVGCEVYEIRGSGVRVGGRAVAHLADSVVHRTSADGVTLDTDAVLTLSDCDIHDVPENAVDLRSRSVLTMTRSKVRRFGRNGLSVWDPGTRVDANRCEIHDSTGDYPAVWVSDGATAVLEACRVHDVPDALFVLDRGSRVDVVDSDLSQVRNTAVSVSDGATAQLDDCRVRDAATGAWFRDHGSGGTLAGCAFDGVQTGVIVTKGADPAVERCTVASPAEAGFYVSAEGRGTFTGCRVTGSGGYGFHVMDGCRTTLRRCRTERCARGGYEFGEDGPVADGCTSDESGVAGRAVPGPAAAPAGTGAGATAVAAATAPAPVGLLGAVPAQPSVAAPAPEPVRDSQDVLGELDALVGLESVKREVRTLTNMIEVGRRRREAGLKAASVRRHLAFTGNPGTGKTTVARLYGEILASLGVLERGHLVEVSRVDLVGEHIGSTAIRTQEAFDRARGGVLFIDEAYALSPEDSGRDFGREAIDTLVKLMEDHRDAVVVIVAGYTAEMERFLTVNPGVASRFSRTISFPDYTPDELLRIVEQQAEDHEYRLADGTARALLEYFEALPKGPAFGNGRTARQVFESMVERHAGRVAALASASTDDLSLLYPEDLPEPP; this is translated from the coding sequence ATGGCACAGGGCACGGTCCAGGTCACGCACGGCGGTGCGTCGCGGTGGCGGCGCCGCACGGGTGAGTACGCCTCCCTCGCGGCGGCCCTGGAGGCCGCGGCGGACGGCGACGTCCTCACCGTCGCCCCCGGCACCTACCGGGAGAACCTGGTGCTGCGGCACGCCGTGACGCTGCGCGGCGCGGACGGCGCCGTCGGCTCGGTGCGCATCGCCCCGGCCGACGGGGTGCCGCTGACCGTGCGCGCCTCCGCGACCGTACGGGACCTGCACCTGGAGGGGCAGGACGCGGCGGCGCCCGCGCTGCTCGTCGAGGAGGGCGCGCCGGAGCTGCTGGACCTGCGGATCGTGACCCGCTCGGCGGCCGGCGTGGAGGTGCGCGGCGCGGCCCGGCCCACGGTGCGGCGGTGCACGGTCGACAACCCGGCGGGCGTCGGCATCGCCGTACTGGACGGCGCCGGCGGCGTGTTCGAGGAGTGCGAGGTCGTCTCCGCGGGCCAGGCCGGGGTGTCGGTGACCGGCGGGGCGCGTCCGCGGATCGAGCGGTGCCGCGTCCACCACGCGTCGGGCGCGGGCCTCTCGGTGACCGGGGAGGACAGCTCCCTGGAGGCGGTCGGCTGCGAGGTGTACGAGATCCGCGGCAGCGGCGTGCGCGTCGGCGGGCGGGCCGTGGCGCACCTGGCCGACTCGGTGGTGCACCGCACGTCGGCGGACGGGGTGACCCTGGACACGGACGCGGTGCTGACGCTCTCCGACTGCGACATCCACGACGTGCCGGAGAACGCGGTCGACCTGCGGTCCCGGTCGGTGCTGACGATGACGCGGTCGAAGGTGCGGCGGTTCGGGCGCAACGGCCTGTCCGTGTGGGACCCGGGCACCCGCGTCGACGCCAACCGGTGCGAGATCCACGACAGCACGGGCGACTACCCGGCCGTGTGGGTGAGCGACGGGGCGACGGCGGTGCTGGAGGCGTGCCGTGTGCACGACGTGCCGGACGCGCTGTTCGTCCTCGACCGGGGGTCGCGGGTCGACGTGGTCGACAGCGACCTGTCGCAGGTGCGCAACACGGCCGTGTCCGTCAGCGACGGGGCGACCGCCCAGCTCGACGACTGCCGGGTCCGGGACGCGGCGACCGGCGCCTGGTTCCGCGACCACGGCAGCGGCGGCACGCTCGCCGGCTGCGCGTTCGACGGGGTGCAGACGGGGGTCATCGTCACCAAGGGCGCCGACCCGGCCGTGGAGCGGTGCACGGTCGCCTCGCCCGCGGAGGCCGGGTTCTACGTGTCGGCGGAGGGCCGCGGCACGTTCACCGGCTGCCGGGTCACCGGCAGCGGCGGCTACGGCTTCCACGTGATGGACGGGTGCCGGACGACGCTGCGGCGGTGCCGCACGGAGCGCTGCGCGCGCGGGGGTTACGAGTTCGGCGAGGACGGGCCGGTCGCCGACGGGTGCACCAGCGACGAGAGCGGCGTCGCCGGCCGCGCGGTCCCCGGCCCCGCCGCGGCCCCGGCCGGCACCGGGGCCGGTGCGACGGCGGTGGCGGCCGCGACGGCGCCCGCTCCCGTCGGGCTGCTGGGCGCGGTGCCGGCGCAGCCGTCGGTCGCGGCGCCCGCCCCGGAGCCGGTGCGGGACTCGCAGGACGTGCTGGGCGAACTGGACGCGCTGGTCGGGCTGGAGAGCGTGAAGCGGGAGGTCCGCACGCTCACCAACATGATCGAGGTGGGGCGCAGGCGGCGGGAGGCCGGGCTGAAGGCGGCGTCCGTCCGCCGCCACCTGGCGTTCACCGGCAACCCCGGCACGGGCAAGACGACGGTGGCGAGGCTGTACGGCGAGATCCTCGCGTCCCTCGGCGTCCTGGAGCGCGGCCACCTCGTCGAGGTGTCGCGGGTGGACCTGGTCGGGGAGCACATCGGGTCCACGGCGATCCGCACGCAGGAGGCGTTCGACCGGGCGCGCGGCGGGGTGCTGTTCATCGACGAGGCGTACGCGTTGTCGCCGGAGGACTCGGGACGGGACTTCGGCCGCGAGGCGATCGACACGCTGGTGAAGCTGATGGAGGACCACCGGGACGCGGTGGTGGTGATCGTCGCCGGCTACACGGCGGAGATGGAGCGGTTCCTCACCGTCAACCCCGGTGTGGCGTCCCGCTTCTCGCGGACGATCAGTTTCCCCGACTACACGCCCGACGAACTGCTGCGGATCGTGGAGCAGCAGGCCGAGGACCACGAGTACCGGCTCGCCGACGGCACGGCCCGGGCGCTGCTGGAGTACTTCGAGGCGCTCCCCAAGGGTCCCGCCTTCGGCAACGGGCGCACCGCGCGGCAGGTGTTCGAGTCGATGGTGGAGCGGCACGCGGGCCGGGTCGCCGCGCTCGCCAGCGCGAGCACGGACGACCTGAGCCTGCTCTACCCGGAGGACCTCCCCGAACCGCCGTGA